The following proteins come from a genomic window of Suricata suricatta isolate VVHF042 chromosome 5, meerkat_22Aug2017_6uvM2_HiC, whole genome shotgun sequence:
- the NLGN1 gene encoding neuroligin-1, producing MVYIHGGSYMEGTGNLYDGSVLASYGNVIVITVNYRLGVLGFLSTGDQAAKGNYGLLDLIQALRWTSENIGFFGGDPLRITVFGSGAGGSCVNLLTLSHYSEGNRWSNSTKGLFQRAIAQSGTALSSWAVSFQPAKYARMLATKVGCNVSDTVELVECLQKKPYKELVDQDIQPARYHIAFGPVIDGDVIPDDPQILMEQGEFLNYDIMLGVNQGEGLKFVENIVDSDDGISASDFDFAVSNFVDNLYGYPEGKDVLRETIKFMYTDWADRHNPETRRKTLLALFTDHQWVAPAVATADLHSNFGSPTYFYAFYHHCQTDQVPAWADAAHGDEVPYVLGIPMIGPTELFPCNFSKNDVMLSAVVMTYWTNFAKTGDPNQPVPQDTKFIHTKPNRFEEVAWTRYSQKDQLYLHIGLKPRVKEHYRANKVNLWLELVPHLHNLNDISQYTSTTTKVPSTDITFRPTRKNSVPVTSAFPTAKQDDPKQQPSPFSVDQRDYSTELSVTIAVGASLLFLNILAFAALYYKKDKRRHDVHRRCSPQRTTTNDLTHAQEEEIMSLQMKHTDLDHECESIHPHEVVLRTACPPDYTLAMRRSPDDVPLMTPNTITMIPNTIPGIQPLHTFNTFTGGQNNTLPHPHPHPHSHSTTRV from the exons GTTTCTTAAGCACAGGGGATCAGGCTGCAAAAGGAAACTATGGACTCCTTGACCTCATACAGGCTTTAAGATGGACAAGTGAGAACATTGGATTCTTTGGTGGTGACCCCTTAAGAATCACTGTTTTTGGATCTGGCGCCGGGGGTTCATGTGTCAATCTGCTGACTTTATCCCATTATTCTGAAGGTAACCGTTGGAGCAATTCAACCAAAG GACTGTTTCAGCGAGCAATAGCTCAAAGTGGAACAGCCCTTTCCAGCTGGGCTGTTAGTTTCCAACCTGCAAAATATGCTAGAATGTTGGCCACAAAAGTTGGTTGCAATGTTTCAGATACAGTAGAGTTAGTGGAATGCCTACAGAAGAAGCCTTACAAAGAACTTGTTGACCAAGATATTCAACCAGCACGATACCACATAGCCTTTGGACCTGTGATTGATGGTGATGTAATACCAGATGACCCTCAAATATTGATGGAGCAAGGAGAGTTTCTCAACTATGATATAATGTTAGGAGTTAACCAAGGGGAAGGGttaaaatttgttgaaaatatagTAGATAGTGATGATGGCATATCAGCTAGTGATTTTGACTTTGCTGTTTCCAATTTTGTTGATAATTTATATGGATATCCTGAAGGCAAAGATGTTTTGAGAGAAACCATTAAATTCATGTATACTGACTGGGCTGACCGTCATAACCCTGAAACCAGAAGGAAGACATTATTGGCCTTGTTTACAGACCATCAGTGGGTGGCACCAGCTGTAGCTACAGCAGATCTTCACTCAAATTTTGGTTCACCTACATATTTCTATGCCTTTTACCATCATTGCCAAACAGATCAGGTTCCAGCTTGGGCTGATGCAGCTCATGGAGATGAAGTTCCCTACGTACTAGGAATCCCCATGATTGGACCTACAGAGTTATTTCCTTGCAATTTCTCCAAAAATGATGTGATGCTGAGTGCAGTTGTAATGACATACTGGACAAATTTTGCTAAAACTGG tgaCCCAAATCAACCAGTCCCTCAAGACACAAAATTCATCCATACCAAACCCAACCGCTTTGAAGAAGTAGCATGGACCAGATATTCCCAGAAAGATCAACTTTATCTCCATATTGGATTAAAACCAAGAGTTAAAGAGCATTATAGAGCCAATAAGGTGAACCTCTGGTTGGAGCTGGTACCTCATCTGCATAATCTTAATGACATTTCTCAGTATACCTCGACAACAACTAAAGTGCCATCAACGGACATCACCTTCAGACCTACAAGAAAGAATTCTGTACCTGTCACATCAGCATTTCCCACTGCCAAGCAGGATGATCCCAAACAACAACCAAGTCCATTTTCAGTGGATCAAAGGGACTACTCCACAGAGCTGAGCGTCACTATTGCAGTTGGAGCATCACTGCTGTTTCTGAACATCCTTGCCTTTGCAGCCCTGTACTACAAAAAAGATAAGAGGAGACATGATGTTCACAGGAGATGCAGCCCTCAGCGCACTACGACCAACGATCTGACCCACGCACAAGAAGAGGAGATCATGTCCCTCCAAATGAAGCACACTGATTTGGATCATGAATGTGAGTCCATCCATCCACATGAGGTGGTTCTTCGGACCGCCTGCCCCCCAGATTACACACTAGCTATGAGGAGGTCACCTGATGATGTTCCCTTAATGACACCCAACACCATTACAATGATTCCCAACACTATACCAGGGATTCAGCCCTTACACACATTCAATACATTTACTGGAGGACAGAACAATactctgccccatccccatccccacccccattcacaT